The window AAGCCCTTTCGCATGCCCGTTCCCTTGGTGGAAGGACCGTCACAGGCGGCGAGGAATGCATCCCGGCCAGCAGCCTAAGGGCCGAAAAGAGCGGGCGCTGACCCGGTCGCTGCCGACACGGCGACTCTGGAGAGTCCGTCTTCCGCTCGCGACGACTTGGGAAAGTCCCGACGCCACCCGAACGGACTTCCGTTGCCTGAACACGTCGTCCCCGCCTAGCTTTCTGCCATGCCGCAAGGCGCCCCGCTCCGGAAGAAACGACGGGAGGCTGAGATGGGACAGAACGAGGAACGTGTGGCGCCTGGCGGCGAGAAGCACACGACGACGATCACCCTGGAGGCTTATGCGGACACCATTGTTCCCGGACAGAAGCGGTGGGCCGGAGATCGGGCCATCGCCGGCGTCGCCACCGGCGGCGGCGCCGTCCAGGCCGGGGCCCTCGAACTGCTCCGCTGGGACGCGACCGGCATCCACGACGGTCTCGACGACCTGGCCCGGCTCGCCAACGTCCACGCCGAGGAGTACGCCGCCGAGCGCGGCCTGACCCTCGACGCCGACGTACCCGCCTTCGTGGCCCTCGCCTACCCCGACCGGGCCGCGCTGGTCCAGCGGTTGACGCGGCCGGGCCACCCCGAGAAGGAGTTCTGGGTCCTGCTCTCGCTCTTCTGCAACATGGCCTTCGACTCCGCCGCGCACCTGCACACCGCCGAGGCACTGGCGGCGGGCCACCCGGGCCTCGCCGCCATGGGCCTGAGCCACCCCGACGCCGACGGCCTGTGGCGCTTCAAGGACTTCGGCTACGGCCGCCCGCTCGCCCGCCTCCACCCCGACACCACGTCCACCGGGAGCCCCGCATGAGCACGACGGCCGAACGTACCGACGTGCTGGTCATCGGCAGCGGTTTCGGCGGCGCCATCGCCGCCTACCACCTGGCGGCCGGCGGCGCGAAGGTCACCGTCCTGGAACGCGGCCCGTGGCTGAAGAACGACGACTTCGAGCACGACTACAAGCTCGGCTCCTCCTACACCCGCGCCTTCGACTTCACCGTCGGCGACGGCATGAGCGTCCTGGGCGGCAACTGCGTCGGCGGCGGCAGCGTCGTCTACTTCGCCGCGATGCCCCGCGCCCCCCGGTTCGTCTTCGACCGGCACGGCTCCATCGGCCGCCGCATGTGGCCGGGCTCCGTCAGCCGCGCCACCCTCGACCCCTGGTACGACCGCGTCGAGGAGTCCCTGTCGGTCACCAAGCAGGGCTGGGAGGACGTCAGCTACGCCGGCGGCCTGTGGGCCGCGGCCTGCGACCGCGCCGGCCGCACCGCCAACCCGCTCGCCGTAGCGATCGACAACACCAAGTGCGTCAACTGCAACTGGATGATGGCCGGCTGCCGCTTCGAGGCGAAGCAGTCGCTGCTGGTCAACTACCTGCCGGCGGCCCTCGCCCACGGCGCCGAGATCCGCCCCCTGCACGAGGTCCAGTACATCGCCCGCACCTCCGACGGCGACTACCGCGTCCACTACGAGGTCGTCGACGACGAGGACTACCGCATCCACGTGGGCACCGGCGTCATCGAGGCGAAGATCGTGGTCGTCGCGGCGGGAGCCGGCGCCACCCCCGTCATCCTCCAGCGCAGCGAGGACCACCTCGGCGCCATGCCCCGAGCGGTGGGCCGCTACTTCTCCGGCAACGGCGAACGGCTCAACACCGCGATCATCGACGAGGACAAGGCCGCCGAACTGCTCGGCCTCGACCGCGGCGACGGCCTCGCCTACGCCGCCAACCAGATCGGCAAGGGCCCGACCGTGGCCAGCTGGGACCGGCTCGACGGCTCCCTGCCCGAATACTCGCGCTACTCCCTGGAACAGCTGTACTTCCCGCCCGGCCTCGGCACGATCCTGGCCCAGGTCCCCGACGCGACCGGACCCACGTGGTTCGGCCCCGAGAAGAAGGAGATCCTCAAGCGCTGGACGTCCTGGCTGACCATCTTCACGATGATCGAGGACGACAACGAGGGCGTCTTCGGACCGCCCCCCGCCACCGGCAACGCGCACCGCATCTCCCAGCAGATGCTGGGCCGCGGCAACCTGCGCTACGACCCGACCGCGAACACCCTCGGCGCCTGGGACAAATCCGACGCCGAAGTCAAGGAGATCCTGGAGAAGGACGGCCTCGCCAAGGTGATGCCGTGGACGAACGACCTGGTGGGCGCCTACACCGTGCACCCGCTGTCCTCCGTCCGCATGGGCGACGACCCGCACACCTCCGCGCTCGACGACACCAACGAGCTGCGCGGCCACCCCGGCATCTTCGTCACCGACGGCTCCGCCGTCCCCGGCGCGCTGACCGTCAACCCGGCCATGACCATCGCCGCGCTCGCCGAGCGCGCCGTGCCGGGCATCGTCCGCGCCGCCCGGGCCCGCGGCGTGTCCGTCACCTACGGAGCGCCGGCCCCCGGCGGCTCCCGCAGCGGCCGCAGGAACGTCCTGCCCCTGCTGCCCACCCTCGTCCGTCCCTGACGGTCCCCCGTCCGCGGCCGCCCCGGCCGCGGACGGCCCCCACCCCGAGTGAGTTGCTTCAACGAACCGTGATGCCGTACGCATCCGACGGAGGGAGAGACATGAGTGAGTACTTCGAGTACCGGCACACGGTCGGCTTCGAGGAGACCAACCTCGTGGGCAACGTCTACTACGTGAACTACCTGCGCTGGCAGGGGCGTTGCCGGGAACTGTTCCTCAAGCAGAAGGCCCCCGCCGTCCTCGCGGAGGTCCAGGACGACCTCAAGCTCTTCACCCTGAAGGTGGACTGCGAGTTCTTCGCCGAGATCACCGCCTTCGACGAGCTGTCCATCCGGATGCGGCTCGCCGAACAGGGCCAGACCCAACTGGAGTTCACCTTCGACTACGTCAAGCTCGGCCAGGACGGCGTCGAGACCCTCATCGCCCGCGGCCGGCAGCGGATCGCCTGCATGCGCGGCCCCAACACCGACACCGTCCCCTCCCTGATCCCGGCCGCACTGGCCCGTGCCCTGGAGCCCTACCAGGACGGGACCCGGT of the Streptomyces sp. RerS4 genome contains:
- a CDS encoding DUF5987 family protein, with protein sequence MGQNEERVAPGGEKHTTTITLEAYADTIVPGQKRWAGDRAIAGVATGGGAVQAGALELLRWDATGIHDGLDDLARLANVHAEEYAAERGLTLDADVPAFVALAYPDRAALVQRLTRPGHPEKEFWVLLSLFCNMAFDSAAHLHTAEALAAGHPGLAAMGLSHPDADGLWRFKDFGYGRPLARLHPDTTSTGSPA
- a CDS encoding GMC family oxidoreductase produces the protein MSTTAERTDVLVIGSGFGGAIAAYHLAAGGAKVTVLERGPWLKNDDFEHDYKLGSSYTRAFDFTVGDGMSVLGGNCVGGGSVVYFAAMPRAPRFVFDRHGSIGRRMWPGSVSRATLDPWYDRVEESLSVTKQGWEDVSYAGGLWAAACDRAGRTANPLAVAIDNTKCVNCNWMMAGCRFEAKQSLLVNYLPAALAHGAEIRPLHEVQYIARTSDGDYRVHYEVVDDEDYRIHVGTGVIEAKIVVVAAGAGATPVILQRSEDHLGAMPRAVGRYFSGNGERLNTAIIDEDKAAELLGLDRGDGLAYAANQIGKGPTVASWDRLDGSLPEYSRYSLEQLYFPPGLGTILAQVPDATGPTWFGPEKKEILKRWTSWLTIFTMIEDDNEGVFGPPPATGNAHRISQQMLGRGNLRYDPTANTLGAWDKSDAEVKEILEKDGLAKVMPWTNDLVGAYTVHPLSSVRMGDDPHTSALDDTNELRGHPGIFVTDGSAVPGALTVNPAMTIAALAERAVPGIVRAARARGVSVTYGAPAPGGSRSGRRNVLPLLPTLVRP
- a CDS encoding acyl-CoA thioesterase encodes the protein MSEYFEYRHTVGFEETNLVGNVYYVNYLRWQGRCRELFLKQKAPAVLAEVQDDLKLFTLKVDCEFFAEITAFDELSIRMRLAEQGQTQLEFTFDYVKLGQDGVETLIARGRQRIACMRGPNTDTVPSLIPAALARALEPYQDGTRSLAGRAA